The following are from one region of the Fastidiosipila sp. genome:
- a CDS encoding DUF503 domain-containing protein produces MNVLIIETIIDLPWCHSLKDKRRVRQSLIDRLEKRHRLSVKEIDCQDMWKTLCLGMAAVVLSEGGGRTLEQSIRTTIEEHSNGDIQDWKVDLL; encoded by the coding sequence ATGAATGTCCTGATCATCGAAACCATCATCGATTTGCCTTGGTGCCATTCCCTCAAGGATAAGCGCCGGGTCCGCCAGAGCCTGATTGACCGCCTGGAAAAGCGCCACCGTCTGTCGGTCAAGGAAATTGATTGCCAGGATATGTGGAAGACGCTTTGCCTGGGGATGGCAGCCGTTGTCCTGAGCGAGGGGGGCGGCCGAACGCTGGAGCAATCGATCCGCACCACCATCGAGGAACACAGCAACGGCGACATCCAAGACTGGAAAGTCGATCTTCTCTAG